The Chitinophaga caeni genome segment TCCTATAATTGCATCTGATGATCCTTTAATATATTAGTTACCGATGATCCATCAAAGTTGCCAAATTTTTATTTTAAAGAAGTAGAAGCAAGGATTAAGGATGGAACAGCAGTTGTACAAGATTATTTGTATCAAGATGAAATATTAAGAAGAAAGAGAGATAATGATAACAGTGCAGTTGGAGATGATAAAAAAATCACATTTTTAAAATTGACAGATAGGCAGATAATGTTGTTAGTTGATAAATATGGAGAAGGAGAGGAAAAGTTTATTGAAAAGTTGAAAACTATGTCCGGTAATAATGCCGGAAAAGTTGATTTATTTTTTGAAGAACAAACTGGTGATATTTTTATAAAACCCATAAATAACCCTAATGCACCAGGGGGATAAACAGAATATAATATTAAAGACTTATAGTTTCATGAGTAAAATATCATTGGCAATTAAGATTACATCAAGCAGTCTTGCAATGGAAGAGGTGTCTGCTCTACTAAATATTCAGCCAACTTATAGCCATAGAAAGGGGGATTTATATACTTTAAATACCCAAAATGGTCATTTAAGAAAGATGTGGAATCATGATTTTTGGGAGTATAGAGAAGAATACATTGACCATGATATTTATCATACCAAGGATTTTATCAGCCGTATTATAAGAACAAGAGAGGATAGGTTTAAAGAACTTAAAAAGTATGCTAATATTGTTTTTTTTGTAACTGGATATTTTGTTAAATATGATAAAGCGAGATTTCAATTTTCTAGAGACGAATTTAATCTTTTGACTAATACAGGTGCTGAAATTGATGTGGATCTTTATTTTAGATCGGATAGTATTTAATTTAAGAAAACATGCAGAAAACTATTATTGCAATAAGGGTTGCTGAAGAAAATAAAATTTTTTTAGGGTCTAAAGATCGTTTCAGAATAAATGTTGATTTGCTGCAAAAGACAGCCTCAAAAGAGTTTTTAAAAGAAACTCTTTATAAAGAGCAAAATGTGTTTTATGAATATTCGGAAGAATATTTACCATGTGAAGGAAATGTTGAATTTCTTATAGAACATTTTATCAATAGGGTATTCTTAATTTTTTATTCAGAATCTGAGCCCCTGGTTTTATTCAACAACTTGAACATACATGTTGAGGTTGAATATATAGATGATAATAATCCCGGTTTTCATTTAAATAAGTTGATAGTAAATAAGTTGGCAAAATTGAAAGCTAATTTTGATTGCAGTATTTCTAGAATTGCCTAGAGTGAAAGTATGGGTTGACATTCCATTTAGAAACGTGCTCATATTAGAAAATGGGTGGAGATTTATAGAAAAGTCGAATTAAGTGCCTCAGTACTTAAAGCATTATGCGAATTTCTAAAATTATAAAATATTAATAGTTAGCCAGCTCAGCTTCTCCGAAGAGGAAATCTACGCTGACATTAAAGACTTTGGCCAGCTTGAGCAGCACCTCTACGGCAGCCGCCGCCTCGGCCTGTGGAACCTCGGCTTGGACCTAAGTACATCCTTCGATATCGACACGAGCTGGCTCTCCGAAGGCCGCCGCATCTACGAGCTGACGAACCACCTGGGCAACGTGCTGGCCACGATCAGCGATAAGCGCATCCCGGTTTATGAAAATGATGATACGACGGTTGCGTATTAAGATGTAGATTTGTTGAGCGCGGTGGATTATTACCCTTTCGGTATGCAGATGCCGGGTAGGGTGTTTAACGGTGGTGGGTATCGGTATGGGTTTAATGGGAAGGAGAATGATAACGAGGTGAAGGGGGTGGGAAACCAATACGATTATGGGTTCAGGATATATGATCCCAGAATTGGAAAATTTTTATCTGTAGATCCGTTGGCGAAATCTTATCCCTGGAATTGTCCATATTCGTACGCTGAGGGGGATGTAATTAGAAGTATAGATTTAGATGGGCTAGAAAAATATATTATACACCAAAGAAGTTTTGCTCCTTGGGAGTTTTTCGGAGAGATAGCTAGCGGAGGGCAGTATAAGTATTCTGGAGATCATCGTGGATTTTCTATTTTGTCAGATAATATGATCAAGACTAAAGTGTCCACTGCAATAACTGTAGATATATCTGCTGCAAAAGCTACCTTAACAGTTGCCAAGCAATTTGGCAATACAATAAGGTATGATGGAGAAACAGGTGAGGCATTGAAGACCGCGCCAATAGTAAATCCAGAAGTTATCATGTGGAATGCACAACGTAATGAGAGTGAAGTTTCAGTAAAGGCCAGAATTGAGGGGCAGGCTCCACTTGTACCCTTTCCTATACTTGACCCGATTAGTTCATTGATTGATCAACCGATAGTTTGGACAGGGAAAACATCTATAGATAATCATATATCAGATGGATATATAAATGTTTCTTAT includes the following:
- a CDS encoding DUF4279 domain-containing protein yields the protein MSKISLAIKITSSSLAMEEVSALLNIQPTYSHRKGDLYTLNTQNGHLRKMWNHDFWEYREEYIDHDIYHTKDFISRIIRTREDRFKELKKYANIVFFVTGYFVKYDKARFQFSRDEFNLLTNTGAEIDVDLYFRSDSI
- a CDS encoding RHS repeat domain-containing protein, producing the protein MDYYPFGMQMPGRVFNGGGYRYGFNGKENDNEVKGVGNQYDYGFRIYDPRIGKFLSVDPLAKSYPWNCPYSYAEGDVIRSIDLDGLEKYIIHQRSFAPWEFFGEIASGGQYKYSGDHRGFSILSDNMIKTKVSTAITVDISAAKATLTVAKQFGNTIRYDGETGEALKTAPIVNPEVIMWNAQRNESEVSVKARIEGQAPLVPFPILDPISSLIDQPIVWTGKTSIDNHISDGYINVSYSLIGKGFPAFESFIEDAKGTKLFIGAYTSPAKSNILQALSGSELSLSRTFNTKISTDLDGNFNGVYTKDRNGNDVVVSPATYNAQISNASPARDLPGKKIP